GGATGAGCGCCGCGGCGATCATCACGCCGACGAGCGAGACGGGCAGCGCCGTCGCGAGACCAAACGCTCCGGCGGCTCCGGCGCAGAGGCCGACGAGCAACGAGAGCAACCCCGGCGAAATTCGTTTGCTTATCTGGCTGACCGTCGACACGTCGAGGACGGAGGTGACTATCTGTCCCGACTGGAGGAGGAGTCCGAGCGCGAACGCGCCGAGAATCGCCGCGCCGAACCCGAACAGTTGCTGCGCGAAGCCGATACGGATCATGCGTCGGTCGTTCAGCGAGATGCCGACGCCCGCGATGAGCGCGGAGCCGACCTGCGGGGCGATGACCATCGCGCCGACGACGACGGCGGGCGAGTCCATCAGCAGTCCCGCCGCCGCGACGATGGCGCTGAACATCGTCATCGAGTAGTACGTCAGCTTGCTCCGGTGCATGTCCAGCGCCTTCGCACGAATCTCCTCGCGCGCCACCGCGTCGTCCTCCTCGACGCCGGCGACGAACCGCTCTTCGAGTTCGTGGTAGTTGCGGGTCTTCGCTGTCTCGGCGCTGGCGATGACAGTGTACTTCTTGTCGTCGACGCCCGCGTCGCGGAGTTCGTCGATGACGTATCCGACCGCCTGCGTCGGCAGCGGGAACTCGACGAGAACGTCGTTTTCGTGCTCCGTCGCATCCTTCGTGACAACGAAGTCGATGTTCTCGGTCTCCAGAACGTCGACGACGCTCTGTTTGGTGTCCTCGCTCACGAGGAGCTTGATGAGCCGCATCTACCACA
This genomic stretch from Haloprofundus salilacus harbors:
- a CDS encoding DUF389 domain-containing protein codes for the protein MRLIKLLVSEDTKQSVVDVLETENIDFVVTKDATEHENDVLVEFPLPTQAVGYVIDELRDAGVDDKKYTVIASAETAKTRNYHELEERFVAGVEEDDAVAREEIRAKALDMHRSKLTYYSMTMFSAIVAAAGLLMDSPAVVVGAMVIAPQVGSALIAGVGISLNDRRMIRIGFAQQLFGFGAAILGAFALGLLLQSGQIVTSVLDVSTVSQISKRISPGLLSLLVGLCAGAAGAFGLATALPVSLVGVMIAAALIPAAAAIGIGLAWGLPGVYLGASVLLVANAVAVNVSAFLVLWYLGYRPDSWTENTRETNGGESVAAAETDGHAQYAAAAVALLVLAGIFVGAGGLLVGQIAFDNDVNTAVEDVLEQEQYGELELTSMRAEVGMVRYFGQTPEITVVVMRPADESYPDLASTIRERIRQETGYDVAVAVEFREGQRVGHSVAGQKRVDGRSSSALASVPTPSSPPPASVTRAHSSR